The proteins below come from a single Thermogemmatispora onikobensis genomic window:
- the prmC gene encoding peptide chain release factor N(5)-glutamine methyltransferase — protein sequence MTVGEALEWGRRLLQAAGRPAQEAGRDVQVLLGHVLGVERAALYAHPERELTAAEWQRLTALLERRQRGEPVAYLLGHKEFFGLDLLVDRRVLIPRPETELLVEEVLAEARKRLRREEVPIVADIGTGSGAIAVALAVSEPRLPYLYACDSSAEALEVAQLNCQRHGVSQRVRLLQGDLAEPLPEPVDLLVANLPYVGTEERELLAPDVRDFEPPEALFAGPRGLALLERLLRQLHERPLLKERAMVFLEIGHRQREALEALARQLWPALRLTCRRDYAGQERLLILAF from the coding sequence ATGACGGTCGGAGAGGCCCTGGAGTGGGGAAGGCGTCTGCTCCAGGCCGCTGGCCGACCCGCTCAGGAGGCTGGACGTGATGTGCAGGTGCTGCTGGGCCATGTCCTGGGCGTGGAGCGCGCAGCCCTCTATGCTCATCCTGAGCGGGAGCTGACAGCGGCAGAGTGGCAACGCTTGACGGCTTTACTGGAGCGGCGCCAACGCGGTGAGCCAGTGGCCTATCTGCTTGGTCACAAGGAGTTTTTCGGGCTGGACCTGCTCGTCGATCGGCGTGTTCTCATTCCGCGCCCCGAGACAGAGCTCCTGGTAGAGGAGGTTCTTGCTGAAGCGCGGAAGCGCTTGAGGCGGGAAGAGGTGCCGATCGTGGCCGATATCGGCACTGGCTCTGGTGCGATCGCCGTGGCTCTAGCGGTGAGTGAGCCGCGTCTGCCCTACCTGTATGCCTGCGACAGCTCGGCGGAGGCGCTAGAGGTCGCGCAACTGAACTGTCAGCGGCATGGAGTCAGTCAGCGCGTGCGCCTGCTGCAGGGTGACCTGGCGGAGCCGCTGCCCGAGCCGGTCGATTTGCTGGTGGCCAACCTTCCCTATGTTGGCACTGAGGAGCGAGAGCTGCTTGCCCCGGATGTGCGCGACTTTGAGCCACCGGAGGCTCTCTTTGCCGGTCCCCGCGGTTTAGCGCTGCTGGAGCGCCTGCTCCGGCAGCTCCACGAGCGTCCCCTGCTCAAAGAGCGGGCGATGGTCTTTCTAGAGATCGGCCATCGGCAGCGTGAGGCGCTAGAAGCACTCGCTCGCCAGCTCTGGCCTGCGCTGCGACTGACCTGTCGACGCGATTATGCGGGTCAGGAGCGCCTCCTCATTCTGGCCTTCTGA
- a CDS encoding DUF2203 domain-containing protein → MPHYFTREEAEALLPVISPILHHIQEQRRQLREGEERAHAIRLRIMKNGHDVNETMMEIQRAQVLHLRRLQEALAELSELGCELKDPDMGLVDFLSLREGREVYLCWHLGEERIKYWHPLDAGFQGRRPLDEEQE, encoded by the coding sequence ATGCCTCATTATTTTACGCGCGAGGAGGCCGAGGCCCTACTGCCGGTCATCTCGCCGATCCTGCATCATATTCAGGAGCAGCGGCGTCAGCTCAGGGAGGGGGAAGAGCGTGCTCATGCGATCCGACTGCGTATCATGAAAAATGGTCATGATGTCAATGAGACCATGATGGAGATTCAGCGAGCGCAGGTGCTCCATCTGCGGCGGCTGCAGGAGGCACTGGCGGAACTTAGCGAGTTGGGCTGTGAGTTGAAAGATCCCGATATGGGTCTGGTTGACTTTTTGAGCCTGCGGGAGGGACGGGAGGTCTATCTCTGCTGGCACCTGGGGGAAGAGCGCATCAAGTACTGGCATCCACTTGATGCGGGCTTTCAGGGGCGACGCCCGCTTGATGAGGAGCAGGAGTAG
- a CDS encoding sulfite oxidase-like oxidoreductase — protein MSLFKRQASETATNPTAKEGMGADRLPPGQYLTKKWPVLSYERTPSFPPDWRLKITGEVEHPLELTWEEFLALPRVTITTDIHCVTTWSRFDNTWEGVHIRELLKRARPLPSARYVMAHSWTGYTTNMPLSSLDDDDVLIAIKHDGKDLEPEHGGPVRLVVPKLYFYKSAKWLDGLEFMAEDRPGFWEMRGYHNRGDPWQEERYW, from the coding sequence ATGAGTCTGTTTAAACGACAGGCATCCGAAACAGCAACCAATCCCACCGCCAAAGAAGGGATGGGAGCAGACCGGCTGCCGCCCGGCCAGTATCTGACCAAGAAATGGCCTGTACTGAGCTACGAGCGCACGCCGAGCTTCCCGCCCGACTGGCGACTCAAGATCACCGGCGAGGTCGAACATCCTCTTGAACTGACCTGGGAAGAATTCCTCGCGCTACCACGGGTGACCATTACCACCGATATCCATTGCGTCACCACCTGGAGCCGTTTCGATAACACCTGGGAAGGCGTCCACATCCGCGAGCTTCTCAAGCGCGCCCGCCCGCTGCCGAGCGCCAGGTACGTCATGGCCCATTCCTGGACCGGCTATACGACCAATATGCCGCTCTCCAGCCTGGACGACGATGACGTGCTGATCGCTATCAAGCACGATGGCAAAGACCTGGAGCCGGAGCACGGCGGCCCGGTGCGCCTGGTCGTACCCAAGCTCTACTTCTATAAGAGCGCCAAGTGGCTCGACGGACTGGAGTTCATGGCTGAGGACCGCCCGGGCTTCTGGGAGATGCGCGGCTACCACAACCGCGGCGACCCGTGGCAGGAAGAACGCTACTGGTAG
- a CDS encoding SpoVR family protein: MAETDLERLRDRIGYAWDIAHEFGLDPFPTHFELVPATIMYEFASYSLPGRFSHWTHGKAYYRQKMLYDLGLSKIYEMVVNTNPSYAFLMEMNDLLQNTFVAAHVFGHTDFFKNNVYFQHTSRRMIERASLNAERIARYEFDHGKLEVEHFLDAVLSIQEHVDYHLFLRGEDDEEEEEQLRRGEESRTRPSTEYDDLWALDREAKERRAEEERERRRGRPPKFPEKPQKDLLLFLIRHSPILEPWQRDVIEIVRQEFLYFVPQMQTKVMNEGWASIWHSRIMREMADRGIISDAETVEFARMHASVLSPSRTSLNPYYLGYKIFEDIERRWDSPTREEQERLGRKPGMGRQKIFEVRELDNDVSFLRNYLTKDLVEELDLYLYKKEGDEWVIVEKNWEKVRDGIVASMTNFGFPYIVVDDGDYRGNRELYLRHLHEGQDLDLVYAERTLQYVYQLWGRPVHLETVYDGKRILLSYDGERSSKTTLER, from the coding sequence ATGGCGGAGACCGATCTGGAGCGCCTGCGTGATCGCATTGGCTATGCCTGGGATATTGCCCATGAGTTCGGGCTGGACCCCTTCCCGACTCATTTCGAGCTGGTCCCGGCGACCATCATGTACGAGTTCGCTTCCTACAGCCTGCCGGGCCGCTTCAGCCACTGGACTCACGGGAAGGCCTACTACCGTCAGAAGATGCTCTATGACCTGGGGCTGAGCAAGATCTATGAGATGGTGGTCAACACGAACCCGAGCTACGCCTTCCTGATGGAGATGAATGATCTGCTCCAGAATACCTTCGTGGCGGCGCATGTCTTCGGGCATACCGATTTCTTTAAGAATAATGTCTACTTCCAGCATACGTCGCGCCGGATGATCGAACGCGCCAGCCTCAATGCCGAGCGCATTGCCAGGTATGAGTTCGATCACGGCAAGCTGGAGGTGGAGCACTTTCTCGACGCCGTGCTCTCGATTCAGGAGCATGTTGACTACCATCTCTTCTTGAGAGGCGAGGACGACGAGGAGGAAGAGGAGCAGCTCAGACGAGGTGAGGAGTCTCGCACGCGGCCCTCGACGGAGTACGATGATCTCTGGGCACTGGATCGCGAGGCGAAGGAGCGTCGCGCCGAGGAGGAGCGTGAGCGCCGCCGGGGCCGTCCTCCAAAGTTCCCTGAGAAGCCTCAGAAGGATCTCCTGCTCTTTTTGATCCGCCATTCGCCTATTCTGGAGCCGTGGCAGCGCGATGTGATCGAGATTGTGCGCCAGGAGTTCTTGTACTTTGTGCCCCAGATGCAAACCAAGGTCATGAACGAGGGCTGGGCCTCTATCTGGCATTCGCGCATCATGCGCGAAATGGCCGATCGCGGCATTATCTCCGATGCCGAGACGGTGGAGTTTGCGCGCATGCACGCGAGCGTCCTTTCGCCTTCGCGCACCTCGCTCAATCCTTACTATCTGGGCTACAAGATTTTCGAGGATATCGAGCGCCGCTGGGATAGCCCAACCAGGGAGGAGCAGGAGCGCCTGGGGCGCAAGCCGGGCATGGGTCGCCAGAAGATCTTTGAGGTTCGCGAGCTGGATAACGATGTCTCCTTCTTGCGCAACTATCTGACCAAGGATCTGGTTGAGGAGCTGGATCTTTACCTGTATAAAAAGGAAGGCGATGAGTGGGTGATTGTAGAAAAGAACTGGGAGAAGGTGCGCGACGGCATCGTGGCCAGCATGACCAACTTTGGCTTCCCCTATATTGTGGTCGACGACGGCGACTATCGGGGCAACCGTGAGCTATACCTGCGTCATCTGCACGAGGGCCAGGACCTTGACCTGGTCTATGCTGAGAGAACGCTGCAGTATGTCTATCAGCTCTGGGGCCGCCCGGTGCATCTGGAGACAGTCTACGATGGCAAGCGCATTCTGCTCTCTTACGATGGGGAGCGCAGTAGTAAGACGACGCTTGAGCGCTGA
- the yhbH gene encoding sporulation protein YhbH, which translates to MSVSQHDWSLHRKGQIDQERHKEKIREAIKKNLQEIVSEESIILSDGKKTVRVPIRSLEEYRFRYDPGRQSHAGQGDGKSRVGDVIAQEPRAGRGKKGEAGKDPGYDYYEAEISMEELSELIFEDLELPNLEQKRQQELQTDAVRFTDIRKHGPLTNLDKKRTILENMKRNAAKGEPRFKDIKNEDLRFKVWEPTIRYESNAVVIAMMDVSGSMGEFEKYIARSFYFWMVRFLRTKYNNVHIVFISHHTEAKEVTEEEFFHKGESGGTQVSSAYELALQIIKERFNPHDWNIYPFHFSDGDNLPWDNDRCVQLVQQLIELCNIFGYGEIREGHYRSPSTLMSAYSRITDKKFVAVTISDKKEVYPALRKFFARRGDAVPAGR; encoded by the coding sequence ATGTCCGTCTCGCAGCACGATTGGTCGCTGCACCGCAAGGGGCAGATTGACCAGGAGCGCCACAAGGAGAAGATTCGCGAGGCTATTAAAAAGAATCTGCAGGAGATTGTCAGCGAAGAGAGTATCATTCTCTCCGATGGCAAGAAGACGGTCCGCGTGCCGATCCGCTCGCTGGAGGAGTACCGCTTCCGCTATGATCCCGGGCGCCAGTCTCATGCGGGCCAGGGCGATGGCAAGAGCCGCGTCGGCGATGTGATTGCTCAGGAGCCACGCGCGGGCCGCGGCAAGAAAGGCGAGGCCGGCAAAGATCCCGGCTACGACTACTACGAGGCCGAGATCAGCATGGAGGAGCTGTCAGAGCTGATCTTCGAGGATCTGGAGCTTCCTAATCTGGAGCAGAAGCGCCAGCAGGAGCTGCAGACCGATGCCGTGCGCTTTACCGATATCCGCAAGCATGGCCCGCTGACCAATCTTGATAAGAAGCGCACCATTCTGGAGAATATGAAGCGCAATGCCGCCAAGGGCGAGCCGCGCTTTAAGGACATCAAGAACGAGGATCTGCGCTTCAAGGTCTGGGAGCCGACCATCCGCTACGAGTCGAACGCCGTGGTGATTGCCATGATGGATGTCTCCGGCTCGATGGGGGAGTTTGAGAAGTATATCGCCAGAAGCTTCTACTTCTGGATGGTGCGCTTCCTGCGAACGAAGTATAATAACGTCCATATTGTTTTCATCAGCCACCACACCGAGGCCAAGGAGGTCACGGAAGAGGAGTTTTTCCACAAGGGCGAGAGCGGCGGCACGCAGGTTTCGTCGGCCTATGAGCTGGCGCTACAAATCATCAAGGAGCGCTTTAATCCCCACGACTGGAATATCTACCCCTTCCATTTCTCGGATGGCGACAACCTTCCCTGGGATAATGATCGCTGCGTGCAGTTGGTGCAGCAGCTCATCGAGCTGTGCAATATCTTCGGCTATGGTGAGATCCGCGAGGGTCACTATCGCTCTCCCAGTACGTTGATGTCGGCCTATAGCCGTATCACGGACAAGAAGTTTGTGGCAGTGACGATCTCGGATAAGAAGGAAGTCTATCCGGCGCTGCGCAAGTTCTTCGCGCGCCGCGGCGACGCTGTGCCTGCTGGCAGATAA
- a CDS encoding PrkA family serine protein kinase, which produces MDLVKRLEEYRDRERALAWEGTFAQYFEIACKRPKVARLSHERIYDMIMEAGVETTRNGELRYNFFSQEIFGIEKALQQIVDYFHSAAQRLEVRKRILLLMGPVGGGKSTIVQLLKRGLEAYTRTEAGAVYAIKGCPMHEEPLHLIPQELRPDIEKEFGLYIEGDLCPRCRYMLDNEYHGRIEDVPVQRIAFSEKYRVGIGTFTPSDPKSQDISELVGGIDLSTIGEVGVESDPRAYRFDGELNVANRGLMEFIEMLKVDEKFLYVLLTLSQEQNIKTGRFSMIYADEVVVSHTNEHEYQAFVGNKKSEALQDRIILVKVPYNLRVSDEIKIYEKLLKQSALRNVHIAPYTLRIASIFAVLTRLEPSKKAGMSLMKKLRLYDGEDIEDFKQKDVRELQEEAQREGMDGISPRYVINRLSNALVRQNVTCINPIDALRALRDGLDQHTSITREERERYLNFISEARKEYDELAKKEVQRAFVYSYEEAARTLLNNYLDNVEAYCNKTKLRDPITDEEIDPDEQLMRSIEEQIGITENAKRAFREEILIRISSLARKGLTFDYTSHERLKEAIEKKLFADLRDVVKITTSTRTPDKEQLRKINEVVDRLMTEHGYCHVCANEILRYVGSLLNR; this is translated from the coding sequence ATGGACCTGGTGAAGCGGTTAGAGGAATATCGGGACCGAGAGCGAGCACTTGCGTGGGAGGGGACGTTCGCCCAATACTTTGAGATCGCGTGTAAGAGGCCGAAAGTCGCCCGCCTCTCGCATGAGCGCATTTACGACATGATCATGGAGGCGGGTGTCGAGACTACGCGCAACGGCGAACTGCGGTACAACTTCTTCAGCCAGGAGATTTTCGGCATCGAGAAGGCGCTGCAGCAGATCGTCGACTACTTCCATTCGGCAGCCCAGCGCCTGGAGGTGCGCAAGCGCATTCTGCTGCTGATGGGGCCAGTTGGAGGCGGCAAGTCGACCATTGTGCAGTTGCTCAAGCGGGGCCTGGAAGCCTACACGCGCACCGAGGCCGGCGCCGTCTACGCGATCAAAGGTTGCCCGATGCATGAGGAGCCTTTGCATCTCATCCCCCAGGAGCTGCGCCCCGATATCGAGAAGGAGTTTGGCCTCTACATCGAGGGCGATCTGTGCCCGCGCTGCCGTTACATGCTCGATAACGAGTATCACGGGCGCATTGAAGATGTCCCCGTCCAGCGCATCGCCTTTAGCGAGAAGTATCGCGTCGGCATCGGCACGTTTACCCCATCAGACCCCAAGAGCCAGGACATCAGCGAGTTGGTTGGCGGCATCGACCTCTCGACGATCGGTGAGGTTGGTGTCGAGAGCGATCCCCGCGCCTACCGCTTCGACGGCGAATTGAACGTTGCTAATCGCGGCCTGATGGAATTCATCGAGATGCTCAAGGTCGATGAGAAGTTCCTGTATGTGCTGCTCACCCTCAGTCAGGAGCAGAATATCAAGACGGGCCGCTTTAGTATGATCTATGCCGACGAGGTGGTAGTCAGCCATACCAATGAGCATGAGTATCAGGCTTTCGTCGGCAACAAGAAGTCTGAGGCGCTGCAGGACCGCATCATTCTGGTGAAGGTGCCCTACAACCTGCGCGTCTCCGATGAGATCAAGATCTACGAGAAGCTCCTCAAGCAGAGCGCCCTGCGTAACGTGCATATTGCCCCGTACACGCTGCGTATTGCCAGCATCTTTGCTGTCCTGACGCGCCTGGAGCCATCGAAGAAGGCTGGTATGAGCCTGATGAAGAAGCTGCGCCTCTACGACGGTGAGGACATCGAGGACTTCAAGCAGAAGGATGTCCGCGAGCTGCAGGAGGAGGCCCAGCGCGAGGGCATGGACGGCATCTCGCCGCGCTATGTCATTAACCGTCTCTCGAATGCTCTGGTGCGTCAGAATGTGACCTGCATCAATCCGATCGATGCTCTGCGTGCTCTGCGCGATGGCCTTGATCAGCATACAAGCATTACACGCGAGGAGCGCGAGCGCTACCTCAACTTTATCAGTGAGGCGCGCAAGGAGTACGACGAGCTGGCCAAGAAGGAGGTGCAGCGCGCCTTCGTCTATTCCTATGAGGAGGCGGCGCGCACGCTGCTCAATAACTACCTGGACAACGTCGAGGCCTATTGCAATAAGACGAAGCTGCGCGATCCCATCACCGATGAGGAGATCGATCCCGATGAGCAGCTGATGCGCTCGATCGAGGAGCAGATCGGCATCACGGAGAACGCCAAGCGGGCCTTCCGTGAGGAGATTCTGATCCGCATTTCGTCGCTGGCGCGCAAGGGGCTGACCTTTGACTATACCAGCCATGAGCGCTTGAAGGAAGCCATCGAGAAGAAGCTCTTCGCCGATCTGCGCGATGTTGTCAAGATCACAACCTCGACGCGCACGCCTGATAAGGAGCAGCTGCGTAAGATTAATGAGGTGGTTGATCGTCTGATGACGGAGCATGGCTACTGCCATGTCTGCGCCAATGAGATCTTGCGCTACGTCGGAAGCCTGTTGAATCGCTAA
- a CDS encoding sensor histidine kinase has protein sequence MTAVEKSEEHMAAASEAEQRFHRRLRLFGLQWLLFYIVALTIADYIVLSASPSYFHDWRAVTIILLSLLLLLVQGFHFGRMWLRLERRWPPARPYALILWACCYLICLALACIDRGLAWDYWLVFGLCFSIFELPFLVWPLLCSLLTFLLLSGVFHWPLELNDLGVLGGLLLSLSSAVISALTIARLFREQERNARLLQELAQAHSELEEAHQRLALSAAQEQELAVLRERTRLAREMHDTLGHALTLVSVKLEVLRRLVGRDPQRCEREIVETLQVTREAMSGLRASIANLRSPVLLQGSLRQAITSIAQRRAARCGWSLELDLPPELEHLPGDRQEALLKIIETLLKIIQEALTNIEKHAQATRVWLRLRTEAGRLQLTLADNGVGLPLEVQAQLAACSRDEAPVASDSLFVPLTDAGSGPGHYGLIGMRERVHELGGELHLSCPADGGCRLHVSIPLIEAPRDTARDRAREEHEEVDR, from the coding sequence ATGACCGCTGTCGAGAAGAGTGAGGAGCACATGGCGGCTGCCAGCGAGGCTGAGCAGCGATTTCACCGTCGTCTGCGCCTGTTCGGCCTGCAATGGCTCCTCTTTTATATCGTTGCCCTGACCATCGCTGACTATATAGTACTTAGCGCTTCTCCCAGTTACTTTCATGACTGGCGGGCTGTGACTATTATCCTGCTCTCGTTACTCTTGCTCCTCGTACAGGGTTTCCACTTTGGGCGTATGTGGCTACGGCTAGAGCGTCGCTGGCCTCCAGCTCGTCCCTATGCCCTGATCCTCTGGGCCTGCTGCTATCTCATCTGTCTGGCGCTGGCCTGCATTGACCGCGGTCTGGCCTGGGACTACTGGCTTGTCTTTGGTCTCTGCTTCTCCATCTTTGAACTGCCTTTCCTCGTCTGGCCGCTACTCTGCTCGCTCCTGACCTTCCTGCTGCTCAGCGGGGTCTTCCACTGGCCTCTGGAGCTGAATGATCTGGGTGTGCTAGGGGGACTGCTTCTCTCGCTCAGCTCTGCGGTTATCTCGGCCCTTACCATTGCCCGTCTCTTCAGAGAACAGGAACGCAATGCGCGCCTTTTACAGGAATTGGCCCAGGCCCATAGTGAACTGGAGGAGGCCCATCAGCGTCTGGCGCTCTCGGCGGCTCAGGAACAGGAGCTGGCCGTCCTGCGCGAGCGCACGCGCCTGGCGCGCGAAATGCATGACACTCTTGGTCATGCCCTTACCCTGGTCAGTGTCAAGCTAGAGGTACTGCGTCGCCTTGTCGGTCGGGACCCGCAGCGCTGTGAGCGGGAGATTGTCGAGACGCTGCAAGTCACGCGCGAGGCCATGAGCGGGCTACGGGCCTCCATCGCGAATCTGCGTTCACCTGTGCTGCTGCAAGGCTCCCTCCGGCAAGCGATTACCTCCATTGCCCAGCGTCGGGCGGCGCGCTGCGGGTGGAGCCTGGAGCTAGACCTTCCCCCCGAGTTGGAGCATCTGCCCGGTGACCGGCAAGAGGCCCTGCTCAAAATCATTGAGACCCTGCTCAAAATCATTCAAGAGGCCCTCACCAACATCGAGAAGCATGCCCAGGCCACACGGGTCTGGCTGCGGTTGCGCACAGAAGCTGGCCGGCTTCAGCTCACCCTTGCCGACAACGGCGTTGGTCTGCCGCTGGAGGTGCAGGCCCAGCTCGCGGCCTGCAGCCGAGACGAGGCTCCCGTTGCCAGCGACAGCCTTTTCGTTCCGCTCACGGACGCCGGTTCGGGGCCGGGCCATTACGGCCTGATCGGCATGCGTGAGCGCGTGCACGAGCTAGGGGGCGAGTTGCATCTCAGTTGTCCCGCCGACGGTGGCTGTCGCCTCCACGTCAGCATCCCCCTCATCGAAGCCCCGCGTGACACCGCGCGTGATCGCGCCCGTGAAGAGCATGAAGAAGTAGACAGATAG
- a CDS encoding SAM hydrolase/SAM-dependent halogenase family protein: protein MVQKEEQPQAASAHEQAAVRRSIPVIALMTDFGLRDGFVGIMKGVIASIVPQAQLIDISHDIAPQNVAAGAWLLSTAYRYFPAGSIFLCVVDPGVGSRRRAIVLEAGDWFFVGPDNGLFSYVLAEQPLRRAVALENPAYRLPVVSTTFHGRDIFAPAAAHLARGVPLADLGTILDPGSLQRLDLSQPRREGGSIESSVIYIDHFGNLVTSIPLTLVPDLFTAPRVRLLIPGRRLTIERRQPFFAGEAGEGEPFIYSDSAGYVGVAIRNGNAAAALGISVGEAVTLVIEEA from the coding sequence ATGGTGCAAAAAGAAGAGCAGCCCCAGGCGGCCAGCGCTCACGAGCAGGCCGCCGTTCGCCGATCCATTCCTGTCATTGCCCTCATGACCGACTTTGGCCTGCGCGACGGCTTTGTGGGCATCATGAAGGGAGTCATTGCCAGCATTGTCCCGCAGGCGCAGTTAATAGACATCAGCCATGACATTGCGCCCCAGAACGTCGCGGCTGGGGCCTGGTTGCTTTCAACCGCCTATCGCTATTTTCCGGCGGGCAGTATTTTTCTCTGTGTTGTGGACCCAGGGGTTGGGAGCCGGCGTCGGGCCATTGTGCTGGAAGCCGGCGACTGGTTCTTTGTTGGGCCGGACAATGGTCTCTTCAGCTATGTGCTGGCCGAGCAGCCGCTGCGTCGGGCAGTGGCTCTGGAGAACCCGGCCTATCGTCTGCCGGTGGTCAGCACGACCTTCCACGGGCGAGACATCTTTGCGCCGGCGGCGGCCCATCTGGCACGTGGGGTGCCGCTCGCGGACCTCGGCACTATCCTTGATCCTGGCTCGTTGCAGCGCCTTGATCTCAGCCAGCCGCGGCGCGAGGGAGGGAGCATCGAGTCCAGCGTCATCTACATCGACCACTTTGGCAACCTGGTGACGAGCATTCCCCTGACCCTCGTGCCTGACCTCTTCACTGCCCCGCGTGTGCGCCTGCTCATACCCGGGCGTCGCCTGACCATCGAGCGGCGGCAGCCCTTCTTTGCCGGAGAGGCTGGCGAAGGCGAACCCTTCATCTACAGCGACAGCGCCGGCTATGTGGGGGTGGCCATTCGCAATGGCAACGCCGCTGCCGCCCTGGGTATCTCCGTAGGGGAAGCCGTGACTTTAGTCATAGAGGAAGCCTAG
- a CDS encoding ATP-dependent Clp protease adaptor ClpS, producing the protein MKGNTVPPARLQVDLEKLARLRDALFPPYKVILFNDDENTMDYVVAALLHAVNSLTLPEAERIMLTAHVTGSAVVVVCPKELAEYYQERLLSYGLTATIEPD; encoded by the coding sequence ATGAAGGGGAACACTGTGCCACCAGCGAGACTGCAGGTTGATCTGGAGAAGCTCGCGCGCCTGCGCGACGCGCTCTTTCCACCGTATAAGGTCATTCTCTTCAACGACGATGAGAATACCATGGATTATGTGGTTGCTGCCCTACTGCATGCCGTCAATAGCCTGACGCTGCCAGAGGCAGAGCGCATCATGCTGACAGCCCACGTGACTGGGAGCGCCGTGGTTGTGGTCTGTCCCAAGGAGCTGGCCGAGTACTATCAGGAGCGCCTGCTCAGCTACGGCCTGACAGCTACGATCGAGCCGGATTAG
- a CDS encoding universal stress protein — translation MVHLWRSRTKEEAETTKAPGVGATGDIAVIVEGKKLDTELVRLACLMAKRAKRKVHLVHIIEVPRTLPLKAVLTEKSNAANKLLSEAIAIAEEAGCDAVAEIVQARDAGPAIVDEARDHGCALIMLGLVRSHRSQNHLGKTIPYVLLNAPCRVWVIQDPNGTAAAGTPSTPATAATSNSSSDASASKA, via the coding sequence ATGGTTCACCTATGGCGCTCAAGAACGAAGGAGGAGGCCGAGACCACCAAGGCGCCCGGGGTCGGAGCCACCGGCGATATCGCGGTGATTGTCGAGGGGAAGAAACTGGATACGGAACTGGTCAGGTTGGCTTGCCTGATGGCCAAGCGCGCCAAACGCAAGGTTCACCTGGTCCACATCATCGAAGTTCCTCGTACCCTCCCCCTCAAGGCTGTCCTCACAGAGAAGTCGAATGCCGCTAATAAGCTGCTCTCCGAGGCCATTGCCATTGCTGAAGAGGCCGGCTGCGATGCTGTCGCCGAGATTGTCCAGGCCCGCGATGCCGGCCCGGCGATTGTGGATGAGGCCCGCGATCATGGCTGCGCTCTGATTATGCTAGGGTTGGTGCGTAGCCACCGCTCCCAGAATCATCTGGGCAAGACGATCCCGTATGTGTTGCTCAATGCCCCCTGCCGGGTCTGGGTGATCCAGGACCCCAATGGCACGGCTGCCGCCGGTACACCCAGTACACCCGCGACCGCCGCCACGAGCAATAGCAGCAGCGATGCTAGCGCCTCAAAAGCATGA